The nucleotide sequence TTGTCCATTCACATAAATACTAGCATCCTGCTCAGAAGCTGAAATCTTAATCTTTTTGTCAAAGGCATGAGCCATTGCTGATGACAAGACAAATAAGGAAAGAATAGTAAATAATTTTCTCATGAGAATAATTTAGATTTAGTTATATATTGTTTTCGCTGTCAAACTTAAAATGGGATAAAATCACACAGATTCCCTTAAAATCATATAAATGGTAATATTACGGGTACCAATATAATCATACAATACATGAAAAATAGTATATCTCACTTAACAATAGAAAATATTTTTCAAAAACATCTATAACTACTAAAAAACATCAAAATTAACCACCTATTCTAGCTCTTTAAAAATCTTCATAAAAATTCATTTCTCCACTTTGATTGACAAATATTTCATCCTACGAATAATATAGGTTAGGTAGGTTAAAAACAAACTTTAGCCATTCAGCTTCTCCGATCATTACACATATAGCATATCACTTAGCTATACCCAAATGCCCCACCGTCTTTCTCCTTTTCTCAAGATGGAATCATCCAGCATGGAATAAAAAGAGCCACATATGATCTGAAAGAAGCTTTCAGGTCATATGTGGCTCTAACTAAAACAATATTTATTTTCGCTATTTGGCGTAATTTACAGCTCTCATTTCTCTGATTACTGTAACCTTAATTTGTCCAGGATACTGCATTTCCTTTTCGATCTTTTGAGAAATATCAAAGGACAATTTACCTGCAGTATTATCATCTACATTCTCCGCATCAACCATTACCCTCAACTCACGGCCAGCTTGCATAGCAAAACACTTATTGACGCCGTCAAAGCTCAATGCCAAATCCTCTAGGTCTTTAAGACGCTTGATATAGCTGTCCATAATTTCCCTTCGCGCGCCTGGTCTAGATCCGGAAATGGCATCAGACGCTTGGATGATCGGAGAGATCATTGAGGTCATCTCAATCTCATCATGGTGAGCTCCTATGGCATTGCAAACTTCAGGATGCTCTTTGTATTTCTTAGCCAATTCCATACCCAAAATAGCATGAGGTAATTCAGCCTCTTCAGGATATACTTTCCCAATATCATGAAGCAAACCTGCTCTCTTAGCCAATTTGGCATTCAGCCCCATTTCAGCAGCCATGGTAGCACAAAGCTTGGCAACCTCTCTAGAGTGTTGTAATAAGTTCTGACCATAAGAAGAACGGAACCTCATTCTTCCCACCATCCTGATTAATTCAGGATGCAAACCATGAACACCTAAATCGATACAAGTTCTTTCGCCGATTTCTACGATCTCTTCTTCAATATTTTTCTCAGTTTTAGCTACTACCTCTTCGATTCGAGCAGGGTGGATCCTTCCATCCTGTACCAACCTATGTAGGGAAAGCCTTGCGATCTCTCTTCTTACCGGGTCAAATCCTGAAATAATAATTGCCTCCGGTGTATCATCCACTACAATCTCCACTCCTGTAGCCGATTCTAGCGCACGGATATTACGTCCTTCCCTACCAATGATCTTACCTTTAATATCATCACTTTCTATATTAAAGATAGATACACAGTTTTCGATCGCATGTTCGGTGGCTGTACGCTGTATGGTATCCAACACAATCTTTTTGGCCTGCTTGGTAGCACTTAATTTGGCCTGATCCAAAATATCCTTAATATGCGAGGATGCTTTGGTATGTGCTTCATCCTTCAGCATCACAACCAACTGGTCCCTGGCTTCTTCCTTGGTTAATAAGGCTACCTTCTCTAGGTCCGCGATACGCTGATTGGTTACCCTGTCCAGTTCCTCTTTCTTAACTTGAACAGCGTGCAGCTGAGCACTAAGGTTTTCTTTTTTACTATCAAGCTCTGCTTCTTTGCGCTTGATTTGTTCCATTTCTTTGGAAAGGATCTGCTCTCTTTGCTTCAACTTCCCTTCATTGGTAATAAGGATGTTCTTTTTCTTATTTACCTCTTCCTCAAATTCTGATTTCAGCTTAAGGTATTTCTCCTTAGCTTCCAATATTTTATCCTTTTTAATGGATTCTGCAGTTAATTCTGCTTCTCTAACTAGGCTCTTTGCCTTGTCCTGAGCCTCTTCCTCAAGCTTTTGATTGTTTTTCTTTAAAAAGATCCCAACCAAAGTGGCTCCAAGAACTAGGCCTACTATGCCCGCTACGATAATGTATAGTGATTCTCCCATAGGTTTTTTAGGTTAATAAAAGACCTACCGGTTTGGATAACTCATCCAGAAAAGTGGGGGAATAATAATTATAAGATTGATTTCAACTGGTTATTGATACTAGACAAAGTTTCTGAAATTTGCTCACTGTCTTCCGAACTTACCTCATTGGCTTCCATGGCCTCAACCATACAGTCAAAGGCGACCATGGCCAAAAGGTCCTGTCTATCATCCAACCCAAATTCTTCTCTATATCTCTTTAATTTATCATTAATCAATTTACCGGCCCGCCTGATTTTCGCCTCATCCTCTGCTTTCACTTTCATAGGGTATTCCCTATCGCCTATTTTTATTCTGATAGAAAGCGTATCCATATTATTCAGACAGGTAAGTAATTATCTTATCGATTTCCTTAATATAATTATTGATTCTATTTCTCAATTCTGCAGAAGCTATATTTTCTACCGGTATGTTGTTTACAATTTTACTAATTTTAATTTGATTTTTAAAATGCTCCAATGCAGCCTCCTTTTCATCAACTTCCGCTCTCAAGCCTCCCAATTCATCCCTCAATGATTGGTTTTCCAGCTCAAGCTGTTCGATCTTTTTGGTGACCTTATTGGTCAGCTGACGCAAATTCTGGAGTTCTTCGTGGATCATTTTATCATTTTCTAATCAATGCTCCAATCTCTTTTTCAAAAGACTTCATCAGCCTGTTCATAGACTGTTCAATGATTTTATCCGTCAATGTTTTGGCATTGTCCTGAAGATAAAAGCTTAAAGCATAAGCTTTCTTTCCTGACTCAATTTTATCCCCTTGGTACACATCAAATACTCCAATATGCTTTAGCAATTTACCACCTGACTTTTCTGCGATCTTTCTTACTGAATCAAAAGAAATCTCCTTATCAATCACCAAAGAAAGATCTCTTCTTACCTCTGGGAATTTGGATATCTCATTGTATTTTTTCAATCCAGCAGCTTTCTTTACCAAAATATCCCATCTCAATTCAGCATATAACACTTCTTGCTTTACATCAGACAATTTGGTGATTTTTGATGATAGAAGTCCCACTTTTCCAATTTCTTTTTTGCCTAAGCTTAACTTAAGAGCATAATCAAACGGAGCTTCATGGATAATTTCGACTTCCGGCATTTTCACATTCAGCTTATCCAACAATCTCTCCACCACAGTGTAGAGATCAGGAAAACGTACAGGCTTAGCGGGTTCCAGCCAGCTCTCCGCAGACTTATCTCCAGTCAAGAACATGGCAAGATGTTTCTCTTCTCTGTACCCATCATCTTCTTTGAAATAGGCCGCACCAAACTCAAAGAATTTAAGGTCCTTTTGTCTCCTGTTGATATTATGCGCTAATACTTCCAAACCAGTAAACAACAAACTCTGTCTCATGACACCCAGGTCTTCACTGAGTTTATTATAGATTTCTACGTTTTCCTCATTTTTAAGGAAACCTGATTTTTCCGCATATATGGGCTTGGTCAGGGAATTGGTCATGATCTCATGAAACCCCATTCCCGAAAGCAACTCAGAGGTTCTGTACTGCAATTTATTGGAATCCTTGGCCGGATGTTCAGCCAAAAACCCGGCCTGATAGGTATCGGAAAGAAGAACATTCTCAAAACCATATATCCTAAGAACTTCTTCTATGATATCTGCTTCCCTAGTTACATCCACCCTGTAGGGCTTCACAATGGCCATGAAGCCTTCTTCTGTTTTTTCCGTCACCTTGATTTCAAGGCTCTCCAAAATTTCGTCTACCAATTCCTGAGGAATATGTTTCCCGATCAGACGATCAATATGAGCATATTTAACGTTGATCTTAAAATCTTCGATCGGTTGCGGGTACAAATCCACAATATCTGAACTCACTTCTCCACCAGCGATTTTCTTGATCAATATAGCCGCTCTTTTCAAAGCAAATACAGGCATGTTGGGATCAGTTCCTCTTTCAAAACGGAAAGAAGCATCGGTTTTCAAACCATGTATTTGGCTTCCCTTTCTTATCACATCAGGAGAGAAGTAAGCACTTTCTAGAAAAATAGAAGTAGTTCTATCTGTCACCCCAGAATCTTTGCCTCCAAAAATACCTGCCATACAAAGCCCATGATTTTCATCACAGATCATCAATTCCTCTCCCCTCAGCTTTCTTTCTTTTTCATCCAAAGTAATAAAAGCCGTATCCTTGGGAAGTTTTTTGACGAGAATCTTGTCATTGGCCACCTGATCCAAATCAAAGGCATGTAAAGGTTGCCCCAAATCATGCAAAATAAAATTGGTGATATCCACTACATTATTGATGGGTTCCAATCCCAATGCTTTGAGATAATTTTGAAGCCATTCAGGAGAAGGCCCCACCTTAATATTAGAAATGGTCAAGCCGGCATAGCGAGGACAATCCTTGGCATCTTCCACTTCCACTGAAACAGGACGGGAGGTATTATCCACCTTAAAATCCTCTACAGAAGGAAGGGTCAAATCCCTTTTCAATAAAGCTTTTAGATCCCGGGCTACACCAATATGGGAAGCTGCATCAGCCCTATTTGGAGTCAAACCAATTTCCAGCACATCGGTAGCCTCAAGTTCAAAATACTCACTTGCAGGAGTCCCGTTTGGAAGATCTGTATCCAATACCATAATGCCATCATGACTTTTACCAAGCCCCAATTCATCTTCAGCACAAATCATCCCTTGAGATACTTCCCCTCTTATTTTTGCTTTTTTGATCGTGAAGGCCTCGCCACCTTTCGGACTAAGTTCTGCTCCCACAGTGGCCACCACTACCTTCTGGCCTTTATCCACATTGGGTGCGCCACAAACTATTGGAACCACCTCTGTCCCTATATCCACGGTCGTGACTTTTAGTCTGTCGGCATTGGCATGTGGTTCACAAGTCATGACCTCTCCGATGACTACTCCCCGCAAGCCTCCAGGTATGGACTCAAAAGTATCTACCCCCTCCACTTCCAAGCCGGATTGTGTCAATAATTCCGAAATTTTACTGGTGGGTTCATCAAAGGGTATAAAATCTTTTAATCTATTTATAGCAACTTTCATGTATTCAATCTGATTTTCTCGAATT is from Echinicola marina and encodes:
- the rny gene encoding ribonuclease Y, yielding MGESLYIIVAGIVGLVLGATLVGIFLKKNNQKLEEEAQDKAKSLVREAELTAESIKKDKILEAKEKYLKLKSEFEEEVNKKKNILITNEGKLKQREQILSKEMEQIKRKEAELDSKKENLSAQLHAVQVKKEELDRVTNQRIADLEKVALLTKEEARDQLVVMLKDEAHTKASSHIKDILDQAKLSATKQAKKIVLDTIQRTATEHAIENCVSIFNIESDDIKGKIIGREGRNIRALESATGVEIVVDDTPEAIIISGFDPVRREIARLSLHRLVQDGRIHPARIEEVVAKTEKNIEEEIVEIGERTCIDLGVHGLHPELIRMVGRMRFRSSYGQNLLQHSREVAKLCATMAAEMGLNAKLAKRAGLLHDIGKVYPEEAELPHAILGMELAKKYKEHPEVCNAIGAHHDEIEMTSMISPIIQASDAISGSRPGARREIMDSYIKRLKDLEDLALSFDGVNKCFAMQAGRELRVMVDAENVDDNTAGKLSFDISQKIEKEMQYPGQIKVTVIREMRAVNYAK
- a CDS encoding cell division protein ZapA, which gives rise to MDTLSIRIKIGDREYPMKVKAEDEAKIRRAGKLINDKLKRYREEFGLDDRQDLLAMVAFDCMVEAMEANEVSSEDSEQISETLSSINNQLKSIL
- the pheT gene encoding phenylalanine--tRNA ligase subunit beta; translation: MKVAINRLKDFIPFDEPTSKISELLTQSGLEVEGVDTFESIPGGLRGVVIGEVMTCEPHANADRLKVTTVDIGTEVVPIVCGAPNVDKGQKVVVATVGAELSPKGGEAFTIKKAKIRGEVSQGMICAEDELGLGKSHDGIMVLDTDLPNGTPASEYFELEATDVLEIGLTPNRADAASHIGVARDLKALLKRDLTLPSVEDFKVDNTSRPVSVEVEDAKDCPRYAGLTISNIKVGPSPEWLQNYLKALGLEPINNVVDITNFILHDLGQPLHAFDLDQVANDKILVKKLPKDTAFITLDEKERKLRGEELMICDENHGLCMAGIFGGKDSGVTDRTTSIFLESAYFSPDVIRKGSQIHGLKTDASFRFERGTDPNMPVFALKRAAILIKKIAGGEVSSDIVDLYPQPIEDFKINVKYAHIDRLIGKHIPQELVDEILESLEIKVTEKTEEGFMAIVKPYRVDVTREADIIEEVLRIYGFENVLLSDTYQAGFLAEHPAKDSNKLQYRTSELLSGMGFHEIMTNSLTKPIYAEKSGFLKNEENVEIYNKLSEDLGVMRQSLLFTGLEVLAHNINRRQKDLKFFEFGAAYFKEDDGYREEKHLAMFLTGDKSAESWLEPAKPVRFPDLYTVVERLLDKLNVKMPEVEIIHEAPFDYALKLSLGKKEIGKVGLLSSKITKLSDVKQEVLYAELRWDILVKKAAGLKKYNEISKFPEVRRDLSLVIDKEISFDSVRKIAEKSGGKLLKHIGVFDVYQGDKIESGKKAYALSFYLQDNAKTLTDKIIEQSMNRLMKSFEKEIGALIRK